A single window of Malus sylvestris chromosome 5, drMalSylv7.2, whole genome shotgun sequence DNA harbors:
- the LOC126621424 gene encoding uncharacterized protein At4g08330, chloroplastic-like → MSQAQVSYSCGSCAYPLNLSSSNRLTSESGIGSNYQKSIKKGFISFLTVDLSRFTQVDEVNCFPVSWGRYRSKTKLLCRKCGVHIGYGYGESSVLCGFDSPNSSSTSSCRKFNIKIRALQPSEEC, encoded by the exons ATGTCCCAAGCTCAAGTTTCCTACAG TTGTGGTTCTTGTGCATACCCTTTGAACTTGTCGTCTTCGAATCGATTGACCTCTGAGTCTGGCATAGGCTCTAACTATCAAAAGTCCATCAAGAAAGGTTTTATTTCATTCCTTACAGTTGATCTTAGTCGGTTCACTCAGGTTGATGAGGTAAACTGTTTTCCAGTTTCTTGGGGTCGTTACCGTTCAAAGACTAAACTCTTATGCCGTAAATGTGGGGTTCATATCGGTTATGGATATGGAGAGTCTTCTGTTCTTTGTGGTTTTGACTCTCCCAACTCATCATCTACTTCATCTTGTAGAAAGTTCAATATAAAAATACGAGCTCTACAACCTTCGGAAGAGTGCTAA
- the LOC126621426 gene encoding probable transcription factor PosF21, whose amino-acid sequence MVQVQLSPKMTMSSQSPAPKKRTAAVIEEVAQRDPKLAKRIMTNRRSAMKSKQRKKVYVQTLECNVQKLQFEAAALIAQLELWKEDTRCITADNNRLKGCLHNILEDIQLQDTLNYHIRNEVEHLKRLVF is encoded by the exons ATGGTTCAAGTTCAACTTTCTCCAAAGATGACCATGTCATCTCAATCCCCAGCACCAAAAAAACGGACGGCTGCAGTTATTGAAGAAGTCGCCCAACGGGATCCAAAGCTTGCGAAAAG GATTATGACTAACCGGAGGTCGGCTATGAAGTCAAAGCAAAGGAAGAAGGTGTACGTTCAGACGCTTGAATGCAACGTACAAAAGTTGCAGTTTGAAGCAGCTGCTCTGATTGCTCAGTTGGAACTATGGAAG GAAGACACCCGTTGCATAACTGCAGACAACAATAGATTGAAAGGATGTCTACACAATATTTTGGAAGATATTCAATTGCAAGACA CCTTGAATTATCACATCAGAAATGAGGTCGAACATCTGAAAAGACTTGTTTTCTAA
- the LOC126621388 gene encoding F-box/LRR-repeat protein 12 — protein MKPTCSSTTYSLTTIMDLPDDCLVFIFQCLDSGSDRESFGLTCHRCLRIQNLSRRSLQFQCSFKQLDISSLSHSNTNVTIRTFHLHRLLTRFQHLHSLSLSGCTELPDSGLSHLVNYGSHLHTLNLECCLGITDRGLAMVAAGCPSLQVISLYRCQITDLGLEKLASSCSVLKDVNLLYCYFISDHGLRAISQGCHELQAVKISHCKGINGVGFNGCSSTLAYVEAESCKLEPEGILGIVSGGGIEYLNLSGLILQNGRNGLAAIGRGFASRLKILNLRLCRTIGDESIVAVAECCPLLQEWNLALCHEVKIVGWSSIGMNCHKLEKLHVNRCRNLCDRGLEALRNGCKQLSVLYMNGCPKITSTAIELFKCYRSDVTIKNEEKMCIGPIWELR, from the coding sequence ATGAAACCTACTTGTAGTTCTACTACTTATTCTCTTACCACCATCATGGACTTGCCTGATGATTGCCTCGTCTTTATTTTCCAATGCCTTGATTCTGGCTCTGACCGTGAGTCCTTTGGCTTGACTTGTCATCGATGTCTTCGCATTCAAAATCTTAGTCGTCGATCCTTACAATTTCAATGTTCATTCAAACAACTTGACATTTCTTCATTATCACATTCAAATACCAATGTTACCATTAGAACCTTCCATCTTCACCGGCTTCTTACCCGTTTTCAACATTTACACTCATTGTCCCTCTCTGGGTGCACAGAGCTACCTGATTCAGGCTTGTCCCACTTGGTGAATTATGGTTCACATTTGCACACCCTTAACCTGGAGTGTTGTTTAGGTATTACTGATCGTGGGTTGGCTATGGTAGCTGCTGGTTGCCCCTCGTTGCAAGTTATCAGCCTTTACCGTTGCCAAATTACTGATTTGGGGTTAGAAAAGTTGGCTAGTTCTTGCTCAGTTCTAAAGGATGTGAATCTCTTGTACTGCTATTTTATTTCTGATCATGGGCTAAGAGCTATTTCACAAGGCTGTCATGAACTTCAAGCGGTTAAAATATCACATTGTAAGGGCATAAATGGTGTTGGCTTTAATGGTTGCTCGTCAACTTTAGCTTATGTAGAAGCCGAATCATGTAAGCTTGAGCCAGAAGGTATTTTGGGCATTGTAAGTGGGGGCGGGATTGAATATTTGAATTTATCTGGTTTAATCTTGCAAAATGGCAGAAATGGTTTGGCAGCGATTGGGAGAGGATTTGCCTCCCGTCTTAAAATTCTTAACCTTCGGCTTTGTAGAACTATTGGCGATGAGTCGATTGTAGCAGTTGCAGAATGTTGTCCACTACTTCAAGAATGGAACTTGGCATTGTGTCATGAGGTCAAAATAGTGGGATGGTCATCTATCGGGATGAATTGTCACAAATTGGAGAAGCTTCACGTCAACCGATGTCGGAATTTATGTGATCGGGGTTTAGAGGCTTTGCGAAATGGATGCAAACAACTATCCGTTTTGTACATGAACGGTTGTCCTAAGATTACTTCAACAGCAATAGAGTTGTTCAAATGTTACAGGAGTGATGTTACCATTAAGAATGAAGAGAAAATGTGTATAGGTCCCATCTGGGAATTGAGATGA
- the LOC126621390 gene encoding ankyrin repeat domain-containing protein 2B-like: MASTQKDAPAAAGEKPVPTENKSSKPETTENKSSKSEASSGDSLSGQPGATPFQLPEGGFPPNPFDFSAMTGLLNDPSIKELAEQISKDPSFNQMAEQLQKTFQGVSVDEGVPQFDSQEYYSTMQQVMQNPQFMTMAERLGNALMQDPSMNTMLESFANPSSKDQLEERMSRIKEDPSLKPILEEIETGGPAAMMRYWNDKDVLQKLGEAMGLAVGDAATSAEPPEEAEDAGNEDESIVHQTASVGDVEGLKAALASGADKDEEDSEGRTALHFACGYGEVKCAQVLLEAGARVDALDKNKNTALHYAAGYGRKECVALLLENGAAVTLQNMDGKTPIDVAKLNNQNDVLKLLEKDAFL; encoded by the exons ATGGCTTCCACGCAGAAGGATGCTCCTGCTGCTGCTG GCGAAAAGCCAGTTCCAACAGAGAACAAAAGCTCCAAACCTGAAACAACAGAGAACAAAAGTTCCAAGTCTGAGGCATCGTCTGGAGACTCACTGTCTGGACAACCAGGGGCTACCCCTTTCCAACTTCCAGAGGGTGGATTTCCTCCCAATCCTTTTGATTTCTCAGCCATGACTGGCTTGCTGAAT GATCCTAGCATAAAGGAACTAGCTGAACAGATATCAAAAGATCCTTCATTCAATCAGATGGCAGAACAACTTCAGAAAACTTTTCAAGGTGTGTCAGTTGATGAAGGTGTCCCTCAGTTTGATAGCCAAGAATACTATTCCACCATGCAACAGGTTATGCAGAATCCTCAGTTCATGACCATGGCCGAGCGCCTCGGTAATGCATTGATGCAG GATCCATCTATGAATACCATGCTTGAGAGTTTCGCCAATCCATCAAGCAAAGATCAGCTTGAGGAACGCATGTCACGTATCAAAGAAGATCCTTCTTTGAAGCCTATTTTGGAAGAAATAGAAACTGGTGGTCCAGCTGCTATGATGAG ATACTGGAACGATAAAGATGTTTTGCAGAAGTTGGGAGAAGCAATGGGTCTTGCAGTTGGGGATGCAGCTACTTCTGCTGAACCACCAGAAGAAGCTGAAGATGCTGGAAATGAAGATGAATCAATTGTTCATCAAACTGCTAGTGTTGGTGATGTGGAG GGTTTGAAAGCTGCCCTAGCCTCTGGTGCTGACAAGGATGAGGAAGATTCAGAAGGGAGGACAGCATTACATTTTGCATGCGGATATGGTGAG GTGAAGTGTGCTCAAGTTCTACTCGAGGCTGGAGCAAGAGTCGATGCTCTTGATAAGAACAAAAACACCGCACTTCATTATGCAGCCGGTTATGGCAGGAAGGAATGCGTGGCACTTCTACTTGAGAATGGCGCAGCTGT CACTCTCCAGAACATGGATGGCAAGACTCCGATCGACGTTGCCAAGCTGAACAACCAAAACGACGTACTAAAGTTGCTCGAGAAGGACGCCTTCCTGTAA